The Betta splendens chromosome 24, fBetSpl5.4, whole genome shotgun sequence DNA window tattttataaactgTCTTGTATACAACATATTGTTTAACTGGTCTCTTCTGATGTGTTTCAGAAGAATACTCTGAAGCATCTAATACTGATGAGAAAGAAGACACCTACTCACCTCCTTCATCTTCAGCTGCCAACCAGCCTCCACCACCCTCAGCCTTACCATTATTATCGATCACCCATCCTCATCCACACTTTGCCAGCGCTGTCCTGTCTAACGCAGACGCTCTTCCAGTGCAGTTTAACCAGCCTGTGTCCTCCTTTCCCACCAATCTGCtcactccactgctgctccagccGTCGCATTCAgccgctgctgcacctccagccgctgctgcacctccagccgctgctgcacctccagccgctgctgcacctccagccgctgctgcacctccagccgctgctgcacctccagccgctgctgctgcacctccagccgctgctgctgctcctccagttgCACCtccaactgcagctgctcctccagttgCACCTCCAACTGCAGCTgcccctccagctgctcctccagctgctgctcctcaagcTGCACCTCCAACTGCAGCTgcccctccagctgctcctccagctgctgcagctgcccctccagctgctgcagctgcccctccagctgctgcagctgcccctccagctgctgctgcctcgaCGGATGCTCCTCCTTCTATGAAACATGACTCTGAGGAagcaacaggaggagacagtgtTGACCTTGAAGATGCCCCCAAAAAGATGTCAGTTACAGGACCAGACAGCAAGGATGGCAATGAAAGCGATGATTCTGTCAAAATGATGGAGCCCTCCAACCTAGTAGTCATAGATATTGATGAACTGGACAACAGGGATTCATGCGGGACGGCTTCAAACATTCCAGTCAACCCAGAGCCACCTCAGACCTCTGTAACCACAGAGCTTAGTTCTGCAAGCACACAGACATCTCAACAAAATGAGCCTGAAAGGTAACACTGACCGTTCCAAATCTGCAGGTTTTGGTAAGTGAATGAGAAGCACCATCAACTTTTTTCTCTTGACCTGTTTAGAAAAGTTGAGACGTCAGCTGTGGCAGTGACGGACTCCAGTGTCTCTGCAGGTGAGTTGGGCATGATCCTACATTAAAGATGCAACAAGACTGATAGAATAATGTTTGATTTACAGTAATGTCTGTTATTTAGAGTCTGTCAGGGATGAAAAGGCGTCACTGGGTGCATTTGGGAATCACACCGGCCCCGTCCATGGTCTGCAAATCCACGACGGCCTGTTGTACACGTGTTCAGGGGACAACACAGCACGGGCGTACAGTCTGACTGTGAGATGCTTAGGAACTTTTACTTTCAAAACAAGCTGAAATAcataacaaaacataaaatacaaacCTGTTTGTGCTTCCAGACTAAGGAGTGCCAAGCAGTGTTTGAGGGTCACACAAACAAGGTCAACTGTCTGCTGGTGTCGTCCCTTCCAAACATGCCTGCGTGTCTTTACACTGGATCTAGTGACCAGACCATCCGCTGCTACAGTCTTCAGGTGCAGCAACTTTACCAGCACCATATTCATGTGAAAAGTGTTCTTGTGACTTGGTTGCTACATTTAATTGTCTTAGACCGTGCTAAATACTTTTGACAGCTTTAAGAATCTTAAtgattttattttgtgatttatttcCCCATCAGTCCAACAAATGTTTGGAGCAGCTCTCCCTGACAGACAGagtgttgtgtttgcacattgCCTGGGGTGTTCTGTATGTTGGACTTGCCAATGGAACAGTTGCGAGCTATGACTTAAAGGTGTGTAAGAAATGTTACACTCTGAGATTCTGAAGCAACCTGTTTTTCCAACATCGTCCTCATCTGCCATCAGACCATGAAGGAGTTGGATGTGTTTGAGTGTCACAGCCCACGAGGGGTGAGCTGTCTGGCTACAGCGCAGGAGGGGGCACGTCGGGTGCTGCTGGTCGGCTCGTACGACGCCACCATCAGCGTACGAGACGCCAAGAGCGGCCTCCTGCTGCGCTCGCTCGAGGGTCACACCAAAACCGTGCTCTGTATGAAGGTGAGCGGAGGAAGCTAAAATGAGAACTCCTTTAAGGATTCCTGTAAATATCTGATTTACGCTTCCTTTGTGGTTTGCAGGTGGTGAATGACCTGGTTTTCAGCGGCTCCAGTGACACATCGGTTCACGCCCACAACATCCATGTGAGCGTTGCACATCAGTGGGACAGAGTTTATTCATACACACGTCAGTGGCACAGAGTTTATTATTACACATGTTAATCTGCTCGTCATGTTTCATGTCCTCTGTAGACGGGTGAGTTGGTGCGTATCTACAAAGGTCACGGTCACGCCGTCACTTCCATTGTCATCTTGGGGAAAGTGATGGTGACAGCCTGTCTCGATAAATTGGTTCGGGTTTATGAGCTACAggtattaatttaatttatagtAGCATGCAGTCACAAAATCTGGACACCAACTATTTGACAAACTAATATCTGGTGATTTTTGTATTTTACATATTACAATATTTACTTAGAATCCTCACATACCTGTATTTGTGTGTCATGTTTCTTGTAGACTCACGATCGCCTGCAGGTTTATGGGGGTCATAGTGACATGGTGATGTGCATGGCCGTACATAAGAGCGTGGTAAGTGCATTAAAACTGATTCATTTCAACAGAAACTTTACTCAGTCACTTTAATGAAAACCAGTTTTGTTCTTCATTTTAAGATTTTCGTTATGTTTGCATTCAGATCTACACGGGCTGTTACGATGGCTCCGTTTGTGCCGCTAAGCTCAACTTAATGAATAACTACCGCTGCTGGGTAAGGACTCGCTGTCCCGCTACACCGAATCAGCACAGATGTTACAGCAGTGTTGTTAAATGTCTTCTCTTCTCTCGTCCAGTGGCAGAACTGCACGCTGATCTTCGGCATAGCAGAGCATCTCGTGCAACACCTTGTGAACGATCACAGCAACCCGAACCTGCAGACGGTCAGATGTCgctggagaggctgcagcaggtttttCCCCACGCAGCAGTCAGTTCGCCAGGTGATGAGCCGACTTGTCCTACTATCAAGCGCTACTAAGGGATATGTTGCCATGAAAACTGTCGCTTTGCATGAGAACAGCCCTTCACGCTGGTGTTTTCCCTGCAGGAGCTGCCTAAACACATGCAGGACCACGTGGAGAGCGACAGTCAGGTGCAGCCGTGACCGGACCAACAGCGATGCAAAAGGCGAGGCCGGAGTTTCAACCATCACGACACatctgcttgttttgtctgaTGGTTCAGTTATACCAAAAAATGTGACAAGTTTTAGGTGTTTTTGAGACTTTTTAGACTCAAAGAGCCACCGTTAAGATAATTAACTatattctgtgttttgtgtctagACGAGGACTGATAATTCTTTTATGTAAGATTGTACAGTCTGTAtttcatttgaaataaatacCTGATCTGTATTTACAGACACAGGACATGTAATTCTTACCTCATATTTAATTGTAAAACATTTGAACAtaacctacagtatgtttacattAGTTCCTTTTTATAATGTTACTACATGACTGGACAATTTCAGGATTATCAGTTTAATTTGACTTTTATATTCAAACTTTGTCACACTTCTGCACATGTTTAAATATGTCAGTTGCTTAGAAATAAGCTAAAATAAATGTATCCGTGAAGGGAAGtgatgtgagctgctgctgcagctcctccagactcACTTCAAGAGTACATGGTTAGCTGAAGCCActggaaacaaagcagaaggaAAAGCAAAGACAAGGAGCGGTTATATAATAGCCAATAttgcaaataataaaatctaAACCTAGATTAAAATTCAGTTAAAGCAGGTATTCAGATTCACCTCCAGGACATTGAGTTTGATTAGACCATCTCCATCTTTGTCAAAGGCATTGAAAGCTCCTGCAAGTGattcagatgtgtgtgtaaCTTTGACCCTGCAGAGGTTCAGtcttcatttgttcatttcccTTGAGGTCAGGTGTGTGCTGTACTCACTGAACATGCCCTCCAGCCTCACTAAGCAGCAGATGTAACTGTCAAAGTCGATGTTGAGGCGCTCGTCTGCGTAGCGCATGGCTATGATGTCATACAGCTGTTTGTTGAGCTGAAACCCTTCAGACGATGAGTCACAGGTTCAATAAGCT harbors:
- the LOC114849710 gene encoding uncharacterized protein LOC114849710 isoform X1, giving the protein MEKGNTSQKMTYPIPTNKRPKRKYCDLCRTYSMNYEAQEHVHGMRHHRELETVLGKGSPHDCHACRVSFVGLNQYAKHISTAQHKANLKTLISSHVKTIPLSKTLSNETMTIILERNKTINREIKKERKKQKKRLKQVADHEQTTGKTTAESKQVKPQMQDTYQRGGIVAVVKNKENKNFSLPQREAFSQNQSGLHHSSSGPSGGTFHQPHVRDQFTQSGSQPVYDDNLSVNNQSIPMKMESLQKDKPNERSTQCDLNIMSGDMTWPPFSQYDYCSMQSSSAGDFTSDHLPQNGAIIFDNSQKESLGFFQAGGDGSHCFVNPAPTNTPVTNAPIQDADIGAMLRQIRRALGVREPCRADREAKRQKMVAETDKGSPSGASGQNPQFNHSPSAPSAVSDSSITHSKPTQTNVWFETQKPLKSPVAVEKHVCETTSSDPNLNLGQRVRIAHKPGRAQEARTPNKLYSLSGARSKLSWSEMYRGMKKRKQDSIKGKARFGIELPKPPASQENTAQPLDPYLPLSEGFHWESLPDIPLDSLPTLPSSPRNATAFESRTETQSESLLQKSLEQPNAAQQDGTGCKATPVSVKLEQNSQMDNEGSQGSCSATKRKYVDDGTSDKEPSGKKKRKSNSGKHQMDQLLAVSLQEDKLSHSLQDLDKSLVQSRSALQAAYAEVQRLLLLRQQFIFEVNNLRVKRIEILQGMQEEYSEASNTDEKEDTYSPPSSSAANQPPPPSALPLLSITHPHPHFASAVLSNADALPVQFNQPVSSFPTNLLTPLLLQPSHSAAAAPPAAAAPPAAAAPPAAAAPPAAAAPPAAAAPPAAAAAPPAAAAAPPVAPPTAAAPPVAPPTAAAPPAAPPAAAPQAAPPTAAAPPAAPPAAAAAPPAAAAAPPAAAAAPPAAAASTDAPPSMKHDSEEATGGDSVDLEDAPKKMSVTGPDSKDGNESDDSVKMMEPSNLVVIDIDELDNRDSCGTASNIPVNPEPPQTSVTTELSSASTQTSQQNEPERKVETSAVAVTDSSVSAESVRDEKASLGAFGNHTGPVHGLQIHDGLLYTCSGDNTARAYSLTTKECQAVFEGHTNKVNCLLVSSLPNMPACLYTGSSDQTIRCYSLQSNKCLEQLSLTDRVLCLHIAWGVLYVGLANGTVASYDLKTMKELDVFECHSPRGVSCLATAQEGARRVLLVGSYDATISVRDAKSGLLLRSLEGHTKTVLCMKVVNDLVFSGSSDTSVHAHNIHTGELVRIYKGHGHAVTSIVILGKVMVTACLDKLVRVYELQTHDRLQVYGGHSDMVMCMAVHKSVIYTGCYDGSVCAAKLNLMNNYRCWVRTRCPATPNQHRCYSSVVKCLLFSRPVAELHADLRHSRASRATPCERSQQPEPADGQMSLERLQQVFPHAAVSSPGAA
- the LOC114849710 gene encoding uncharacterized protein LOC114849710 isoform X2, whose protein sequence is MEKGNTSQKMTYPIPTNKRPKRKYCDLCRTYSMNYEAQEHVHGMRHHRELETVLGKGSPHDCHACRVSFVGLNQYAKHISTAQHKANLKTLISSHVKTIPLSKTLSNETMTIILERNKTINREIKKERKKQKKRLKQVADHEQTTGKTTAESKQVKPQMQDTYQRGGIVAVVKNKENKNFSLPQREAFSQNQSGLHHSSSGPSGGTFHQPHVRDQFTQSGSQPVYDDNLSVNNQSIPMKMESLQKDKPNERSTQCDLNIMSGDMTWPPFSQYDYCSMQSSSAGDFTSDHLPQNGAIIFDNSQKESLGFFQAGGDGSHCFVNPAPTNTPVTNAPIQDADIGAMLRQIRRALGVREPCRADREAKRQKMVAETDKGSPSGASGQNPQFNHSPSAPSAVSDSSITHSKPTQTNVWFETQKPLKSPVAVEKHVCETTSSDPNLNLGQRVRIAHKPGRAQEARTPNKLYSLSGARSKLSWSEMYRGMKKRKQDSIKGKARFGIELPKPPASQENTAQPLDPYLPLSEGFHWESLPDIPLDSLPTLPSSPRNATAFESRTETQSESLLQKSLEQPNAAQQDGTGCKATPVSVKLEQNSQMDNEGSQGSCSATKRKYVDDGTSDKEPSGKKKRKSNSGKHQMDQLLAVSLQEDKLSHSLQDLDKSLVQSRSALQAAYAEVQRLLLLRQQFIFEVNNLRVKRIEILQGMQEYSEASNTDEKEDTYSPPSSSAANQPPPPSALPLLSITHPHPHFASAVLSNADALPVQFNQPVSSFPTNLLTPLLLQPSHSAAAAPPAAAAPPAAAAPPAAAAPPAAAAPPAAAAPPAAAAAPPAAAAAPPVAPPTAAAPPVAPPTAAAPPAAPPAAAPQAAPPTAAAPPAAPPAAAAAPPAAAAAPPAAAAAPPAAAASTDAPPSMKHDSEEATGGDSVDLEDAPKKMSVTGPDSKDGNESDDSVKMMEPSNLVVIDIDELDNRDSCGTASNIPVNPEPPQTSVTTELSSASTQTSQQNEPERKVETSAVAVTDSSVSAESVRDEKASLGAFGNHTGPVHGLQIHDGLLYTCSGDNTARAYSLTTKECQAVFEGHTNKVNCLLVSSLPNMPACLYTGSSDQTIRCYSLQSNKCLEQLSLTDRVLCLHIAWGVLYVGLANGTVASYDLKTMKELDVFECHSPRGVSCLATAQEGARRVLLVGSYDATISVRDAKSGLLLRSLEGHTKTVLCMKVVNDLVFSGSSDTSVHAHNIHTGELVRIYKGHGHAVTSIVILGKVMVTACLDKLVRVYELQTHDRLQVYGGHSDMVMCMAVHKSVIYTGCYDGSVCAAKLNLMNNYRCWVRTRCPATPNQHRCYSSVVKCLLFSRPVAELHADLRHSRASRATPCERSQQPEPADGQMSLERLQQVFPHAAVSSPGAA